The sequence GCCGCGCTCACGGCCGTCGTCGGTCGTCCGGTCGTTCAATCGGCTCTCTTCCAGTTGAATAGTCTCAACGTCCGAAACGCGACTTCCTCGAAGCGCGAACCCACCGAAGTTTAAGAGGCGTCCGACAGTAGGTCCCGCCATGATAGACACCGTCGTCATCGCCACGGACGGGTCCGAGAGCGTCACCCGCGCGGTCCGGGTCGCCCTCGACCTCGCCGAGCGGTTCGACGCCGCGGTCCACGCCCTCTACGTCGTAGACGAGGGAGAGGTAGACTCCTCGCCCGAGGAGTTACGCGACGAACTCCGAGACGCGCTCGAATCCCAAGGGGCCGACGCCCTCGACGCCGTGCGCGACCACGCCGACCGAGACGTGACGACCGCGGTCCGCGAGGGTCGCCCGGCCGCCGAGATAACCGAGTACGCCCGCGAGGAGGACGCCGATATGGTGGCGACCGGGACGCGGGGCCGCCACGGCGAGAACCGCTTTCTCATCGGGAGCGTGGCCGAGCGCGTCGTCCGGTCGTGTCCCGTGCCGGTACTGACTGTTCGGCAACTCGAAAGCGACGAGTAGCGTCCGCGAGCGACCGCGGGTGGCGAGCGTCGAACGGTCTCCTCGCGGTCGCTGGCCCGTACCCCGTTCTAGCCCAAGCCGTTTTTTCGCTCACGCTCGCAGGACCGGCATGGACGACTACGAGCGCGTGCCAATCGAGGACTGGACCGCCGTCGCCGACCACCTCCGGGAGTTCGCCGCCGACGGCGCGGTAGACGAGAGCGACGAGGGCATCGAGGTGACCGTCGGGAGCGCGACCTTCTTCGTCACCAAGGACGGTCGCGTCGCGGCCGGGATGCCCCTCCACGACTTCGAGGACGGCGGCGTCGATGCGCTCTACTTCGACCACGACACCGAGGCCATCCGCGTCGAGGGCGGCGACGTGTCCTACGAGTTCCGGAAACCGTAGCCCGTAGTGGGTGAGGTGGCCCGCCCGCGTCGTAAGCGGTTTCACCCGGTAGTGCCTCGGTCACGGCGATGAGCGATTTCGACAGCGAGGGCGCGGCGGGCGACGACCGCCCCGACCTCGACAGCGAGGGCGCGGCTGAAAGCCTCTCTCTGGACGCGGTGGCGGTCGGGAGCGCGGTCGAAGACCGCATCTACGGCCTGACCAACCTGCCGGAACCCGACGGCGGAGCCTTCGTCCGCGACGAGGAGACCGCGGCGGGCGGCGTGGCCGCGAACGTCGCGGCCGGACTCGCCAGACTGGGCCGCGAGGCGGGCGTCGTCTCCCGACTCGGCGACGACGAGGCCGCCGACCGCGTCCTGTCGGACCTCCGCGAGCGGGGCATCGACGCCCGCCGAGTCCGCCGCGGCGACGCCGACGAGCGCACCACCTACTCGCTGATTTTGCGCGACCCCGACGGCGAGCGCATGATAGTCAACGGCGGCGAGGCCGTGCCGAACCTCCGACTCGACTCCGCGGACCGCGAGTACGTCCGGGAGGCCGACCTCGCGTTCACCAGCGCGTACGCGCCCGACCCGGTGGTCTCGGACCTCGTGAGCGCGAAAAGGGAAACCGCCGACTTCCCGCCGCTGGTCTTCGACCTCGCGGGTCCCCTCTCGGAACTCGAAAATCGCGCCACGCGCCCGGAGACGCTCGACGCGCTTCTGCCGGTCTGCGACTGCTTCCTCGCCAACGAAGTCTCCGCTCGGTCGTATCTCGGCGAGGAGCCCCGCGGCGCAATCGAGAGCCTGCGCGACCGAGGAGTCCGCCGGGCCGCAGTCACCCGCGGGACCGACGGCGCGCTCCTGCTGACCGAGGAGGACGCTATCCTCGAACTCCCCGCGTTCGCGGTCGAGACGGCCGACACGACCGGCGCGGGCGACGCCTTCACCGCGGGGCTGGTTCACGCGTGGCTCCTCGGAAATCGACCGCCCCGAGAGGCCGGGCGCTTCGCCGCGGCGACCGCGGCGCTCAACTGTACCGCCGAGACCGCGAGAGGCGGCTTGCCGACCGCGGAAGAAGTAGAGCGTTTCTTGGACGCGCGTTAGCGGACGCTTTCGACGGCCGCGACGACCTCCTCGACGCGCTCGACCGAGACGGGATTCGTCGTCTCGCCGCCCTCCTTCAGCGCGGTGCCGACGATGGCTCCGTCCGCGACCGAGAGAATGTCGCCCGCGTTCTCGGCGGTCACGCCGCTTCCGACGAACACGGGCGCGTCGAGTCCTGCCTCGTCGCGGGCCGCCGCGACCGCTCGGAGGTGGTCGCCGCCGACCTCGTGGCCCGTGCCAGCGCCCGAGACGACGACGCCCGCCGCGAGGCCGCGCTGGACGGGTTCGGCGACCGCCTCGGCGTCGATGGGTCGCTCGGCGAGCGGCGCGGAGTGTTTCACGTCCAAATCCGCGAGGAGGGCCACCTCCGAGTCGAGGCGGTCGCGCAGGCGGACCGTCTCGTGGGCCTGCCCCTCCACGATGCCTTGGTCGGTCACGCGCGACCCGACGTGGACGTTCACGCGGACGAGCGCGGCCTCGACCGCGGCGGCGACTGAGAGCGCGGCCGTGGCGTCGTTGCGCAGGACGTTGATTCCAATCGGGAGGTCCACTTCGTCCCGAACGTCCGCGGCGACGCGGGTCATCGAAGCGACGACGTGTTTGGGCACGTCGTCGGGGTAGAACGGCGCGTCGCCGAAGTTTTCGAGCATCAGCGCGTCCACGCCGCCCGCTTCGAGTCGCCGAGCGTCGCGCAGTGCGGTCTCGCGGACCTGCTGGAAGTCGCCCGAGAACTTTGGCGCGCCCGGAAGCGGTGGGAGGTGAACCATGCCGACAAGTGGCTTCTCCGCGTCGATGGGGAGAGTCATACCTCCGAAGTCGAGCGGTCTCGGGTTAAGCGGTTCGTTCGCGCCGAGCGGCGATAGGTCACTCGCGTCGAGCGACGACGGGTCACTCGCGTCGAGCGACGGCGGGTCTTGGTTCCCCGACGTTCAAATGCGATGGCGCGGAACGCCGGGGCCATGAGCAGTCGGTCAGATACGTCGGACGCGCTCCCGGCCGAGACCTCGGCGACCGAGGCGCTGGCCAACGCCGTCGAGGAGTCCCGCCGCGAGTACGACAAGAAGGTCGAGACGATGGAGGAGATAGACGACAAGGCGATGCGGAGCGTCAGGACTGCGGTGATTCTGGCCGGGTTGGTGATTTCCGCAGTGGGTATCAGCGACCCGAGTGTCGTCGGAGCGACGACGGTGCTTCCGGCGGTCGTCGGCACGCTCGGTGTCGGAACACTCACGACTTCTATCGTCTACGGACTCGGAGCGTACTCCGCGACACAGTATCCGACAGGTATCGGACAGCTACACCGAAACGACGTGATTTCCGGCGGGTACAGCCACGACGAGTGGCTGGTCAACGTACTGGACGAGTACGGCGAATGGTCGAACGAAATTGCCGGAGAGCTATCGAAGAGTGCGAGATACCTCCAAATCGTCCAGTTCTGTCTTTCGTTCGGTATCGTCGCGTTGCTTATCGCGGCGAGCATGGTCGTCATGAACCGTACGTACGGGATTCGACCATCGATTACCTTCGTCGCCACACTCTCGTCTCTCTTCGTCGTCCGAACTTTGATAGGTAAGGCCGACTAACAATCGACTATGGGTAAGTCACGGAAAACCGGACGAGAACTTGAACCGGCCCGAATTCAGAAGGGGACGCCACTCGCCCGGAAGTTCTTCGCCAAACTCGGCATCACCTCCGCGCGGTACGAGCGCCAGCGAGAGTCCGACGACGAATAGTCAGTTGCTCTCGTCGCTCTCGGCTTCTTCTATTTCGCCCTCGTCCAGTTCCTCGTCGGCCGCCGCGGTCTCGGCCTCCACGTCCCGCGAGACGTGCCAGAACGCCTCGACGATGACTTGCTTGGCGGTCGCGCCGCGGGTCGTCCAGTGGTGGGCGTAGTCGAGCATGTCGTCGTAGATGCGGGGCTTACAGCCCGCGGCCTTCGGGTGGCCGCCGCCGTTGACCTGCCGGGCGACCTCGTGACATCGCTCGAACTCGTCGGTGCCGCGAATCGACGCGCTCCCGGAGGGCTTGACGATGACGGCGGCGTCGGTGCCCTGCTGGCGTAGCTCCTCGGCGACCTCGTTCTGGGAACACCGGCCGTAGGTCACGCCGACGGTCCACGGGCCGATCTCCTCGATGTCGGCGCGGGCGACCGCCTTCTCGATGAGGGCGTCCTTCTCGACGCGCATCTCCGCGAGGAACTCCCGCACGTCCTCGGGGAGGTCCGCGCCGTGTTCGGCGACCGTTTCGATGTACTCCTCGGGGTCGGCCCAGTAGGAGTAGTCCGCGAGGTCGTCGCTTCGCTCGTCGTCGCGAATCCAGAGGTCGTGGTCGCGCGTGACCGCCGCGAGTTCCGCGAGGTAGTCCGGGAAGTCGTAGTCCAGCGACCGGAGCGCCACGTCGGCGGTACACTCCTCGTCGCTGTCGCCGACGACCAACTCGATGCCGGCGTCCCGGACCGCCTCGGCCACGGTGTCGGTCCACTGGTGGTGGTCGAACCACCGGACCTCGCCAGCCTGCTCGACCAGCGCCTCCAGCGACCGGCCGACCTCGTCGTAGCTGTCGGGACAGAGGTCGCAGACGAAAATCTGCGCGCCCGGTTCGCTGTAGTCGGCGACGCGTTCGAGGGCGTCTTCGAGGTCGTGCGGCCCGGCGTCGATGAGCGCCGCGTCCCCGTAGACCTCCCGGACTAGTGCGGTGCAGGCCAGTCCGTCGGCGTCGGGGTCGGCCACGACCGCGACCTCCGCGCCGGTCAGCGCGGCCTCGGCCTCGGCCTCCTCTTTGGCCTCCTCGAAGGAATCCGGGACGAAAAAGCCCTCGCCGGGCAGGATTGACTTGCGTTCGAGAGAGAGATTGTCGTCGTCGATGACCCAGTCTTTCATGCCTTTCCGTGGGGGACCAGCGCGGAAGAATCCTCGGTTGTCGGGCGATAGTGCGACGACGGATGTGGTATCTGGTGGCACAAGAAGTAGCGGACGCTCGGTGAGACAGATGACGGGATGCGCTCGGTGACACGAACCGCAGTTTGGGTGGACTGAAAGGGGCCGCCCGCTCGCGTTCGCGTGGTCGTCTCTGCGGGCTACTATCCGGAGCGAACGAAGTGAGCGGAGGATATCCCGCAGAGCGACCGCGAGCGGGCGGGGGCTTTCTACAACCTCGACTCCGACTCGGGAAAACGACAGCGACAGCTCCGACCGCTAACTACCTACACGACGCCAAAACCGCCTACGTCTCGCCGTCCGTGACCCACTTCTCGGAGTACGCGGTCCCGCACTCGCAGTAGCCGTAGGCGTGGATTACGTCGCCCTCGGCGTAGAGGTCGCCGACCTCGTCGTTTTGCTCCTCGGCGAACGCGAAGACGAACTCCGCCTCGCCGTCGCACTCGGGGCAGTCCCCGCCCGAGAGGTCCCGCGCAATCCCGCCGTCGGTGCCCATCGCCTGCTTGGCGAAGCCCATCGCGTCCATGCCCGTCGCGGTCTTGAACACGCTCCGGCCTTGGTCGCCCTCGACGACGAGGATGACGCCGTTCTCGACCGATTCGCCGTGTTTCGCCAGTCCGTCGCCTTCGCCGTCCACGAACGACTCCGAGAGGTACAGCGCCACGTCCTCGGGCCGCTCGCCGCTGAGGAACTCCTCGCGTTTGCTCATGCCGCCCGGTAGGGCGAGCGAGGGGAAAAGGCCCGCGTTCTCGGTAGGTCGGGACGAGAACGTATATAGGCGTGTTTTAGATACTTATAGATATACTTAAGAAATCTATATAATTGTCTATACTGGCTAGACCACCGACAACGATGAGAAGGGTTACCCGGCGCGAACGACTACGACCGGCCATGACCGAGGAGACCCCGGAAACCGATTTCGACGCCGAGGAGTGGCGCGAGCAACTCAGCGCCCACCGCGCCGAGAAGGACGATTTCTTCGCCGACCACCCTCAGTCGCCGATTCCGCCCAAGGAGCGCGACGACTTCGAATCGCTCGACTACTTCGACCCGGACGCCGACTACCGCGTCACCGCGACCGTCGAGGTCCACGACCAGCCCGAGCCGGTGGAGATGGAGGTCAGCGACGGACCGCCACAGCGGTATCTCCGGGTCGCCACGCTCCGTTTCGAGTTGGGCGAGGGCGACGACGCGGAGTCGTACGAACTCGCGGGCTACCGCCAGCAAGAGGACGACGACGGCCTGTTCGTCCTGTTCCGCGACAAGACGACCGGTCAGCAGACGTACCGCGACGGCCGATACATGGAGTTCGAGACCGAGGAGTTGGCCGACGGCGCGGAGATGGTGCTGGATTTCAACCTCGCGTACTCGCCGTTCTGCGCGTACAGCGAGACGTTCGCGTGCCCGCTCCCGCCCGAGGAGAACTGGCTCGACGCGGAGGTTCGCGCTGGCGAGCAGTTCGACCGGTGATAGCTGGCGGATTCGACCGCGACAGCACCGGCACCGCTTCGATTGGCGACGACACCGATACGGCTTCGACCGGCGACGGCACCGATACGGCTTCGATTGGCGACGACACCGACACTGCTTCGATTGGCGACGACACCGATACCGCCTCGACCAGCGACAGCACTGATACGGCTCTACGTCGAAGTCTCTATGGGGGAGCCATGGCCGGAAATCTCAAACAGCGCATCCGAACCGTCGTCGCCGACCAGCGCGCCGAGACCGGCGCGGAGGGCGTGAGCGAAGCGACCGTCAAGGCCGTCTTCAGCGGGAACGCGGGCGTCGAACCCCGCGACGTGGAGGACGCGCTCGCGGAACTCGTCGCGGACGGAACGCTCGTGGAGACCGACGAGGGGTACCGGCTCGTGGACGAGAACGGCGAGTGACCGGACGATTCCCGGAAGTACGAAACCCTAGGTCAGGGAGCGACGCCGACCGTCAACAGCGTCCCGAACTCCCGGTAGCGTTCGACCATCGCCTCGCGCGTGTCCCAGTTCTCTGTCGGGAACTCGCTGTCGTCGGGAATCTCGGTCTCGCGGTCGGGCACGTTGTCCTGCTCGGCGACGTGGAGGCCCGCGTCGCGGAACGCCTCGCGGTACTCCCGAGCGGACCAGCGGGTCATCTCGACTTCGATGTTGTCCTGCCACGCGTGGGAGTGGACGTTCTCCTCGTAGTAGTTGACCGCGCAGAAGAAGGTCCCGCCGGGCCGGAGGACCCGCGCGATTTCCCGGAGGGCTTGGTGGGGGTCGTTGGCGTAGTAGAACGCTTCCATCGTGAACACGTGGTCCACGCTGTCGTCGGCGAACGGCAGGTCGTCGAAGTCGCCGACGAGAAAGCCCACCTGCGGGTCGTCGGTGTAGCCGGTCGCGTTACGCGCCATCTCCGGCGAGCCGTCGAGTCCGTAGGCCCGACCCGCGCCCTTGGTGTCCCGGAGCGCGCGGACGGCGTACCCGCTCCCGGTTCCGAGGTCCAGCACGGTGTCGCCCTCCTCGACGGGCATCCGCGCCAGCACGTTCTTGGCGGTGTTCCAGTGGCGGTCCTCCATTCCCTTGTCGCGGCCGTCGGCCGCCCAATCGTCGAACTCCTCGCGGACGCTCATGCGAGACGGGAGACGCGGGAGCGACAAAACGGATTCGGAACGAGGCGGTACCGGGACCGCTCGCCGCGGCCGCGGCCCCGCCGGAACGGCGAGGAGGGCGCGGGGCTTTTCCCTTCGCGGTGTGTCACGTCGCGTATGGTCGGACGAAAGAAGCGGTACGCGCTGGCCGACTCCGCCCAGCAGATCGTCGGCGGGTTCCTGCTGGCGGGGCCGTTCGTCGTCACCGCGGAGGTGTGGGAACTCGCCGCGAACATGTCGAACCTCCAAGGGGCGCTCGCGGTCGTCATCGTCTTCCTCATCGGCTACGGTGCGCTCTACAAGGCAGACGACGACCGCGACCCCGACCGCGAGTCCGAGGTCGCGGGCGTCCCCGCGCGGTTCATCTCGCTCATGCTCGTCTCGTTCGGGTCGGTCGCCATCCTCGCGTTCGTCTTCGCGGCCCCCGAGACGTTCCTCGGCGGCCTCTCTCCGGCGGGCGAGGTCTCGATGAACCGCCTCGTGGTCACGCTGAAGGCCATCTCGGTCGGGGCCATCTTCAGCGTCGTCGGCGCGGCCACCGCCGACAGCGTGTTCTGAGGACGCCCGCGAACCGACTCCGAAATCGGGGTCGGCTCCGCGGTCGGTGACCGCTTCCCGGACGACGGACCCGCATTCTTAAGTCGCCTGCACGTATTATCCGTGGATATGGATTATCAACTCGCCATCGAAAACACGCCCGAGACGATACCCGGTGGCACTGGCGTCCTCCTCCTGCATCCGAGTACTGGTGAAACCGACCGCATCGACACCGACTTCCTGAAGACCGACACCGACCACTTTCTGGTCATCTCGACGCGAACGACCGCCCGCGAGGTCAAGCAGAAACTCGACCACTACGACGTAGACGAGAGCAAAGCCGAGATTCTGGACACCCTGAGCATCGAACGTGGCTACTCCCGCCGCAGTACGGAGAACGTCCACTACGTCTCCTCGCCCGACGACTTGGACGGCGTCCTCGACATCACCCGCGAGTTCCTCGAATCGACCGACGGCAAGCGCCGCATCAGCCTCGACTCCATCACCGAGATGGCCTACTACGCCGACGAGTCGCGGGTCCGGGACGTGATTCGACAAATCTTGGGCCTCCTGCGCGAACACGACGCCGTCGGCCTCTTTCACCTCTCGAAGGGCGTCCACGACGAGGAACACGTCGAGAAGTTCATGGGCCTGTTCGACGCCATCATCGACTTGGACCGCGACGGCAACGTGAACAGCGACTTCGAGAACGTCTAACTTCTCCTCGGGCGCTTTTTCCCGACCCGACCACGAGCGCCGAGCCGCTTCTCCCCCGATTTCGCTCCCGCCCCGCCGACGAAGGACTCTTCTCCGACTCGGCGCGCGCTGGCGTGGTCTCCCCCCGGCGCGCACTGGCGGACTCCTCGTGGGTCCGCCATCGGTGCGCGAGGGCCGAGGACCGCAGGCGGTTGGGGAGGACGAGGTGCGGTCGCGGCGCGGTGCCGTGCGGTCGCGGTGCGGTGCCGTGCGGTCGCGGCGCGGGTGCGGTGACTCCTTGGAGTCGGCGATAGACTGTGTTGCTGTCGTGGTTGCGGTCACGCTATGGTCGAGTGCGGTCGCGGTCACGCTATGGTCGAGTGCGGTTGCGGTCACGCTGTCGTCAGCAGTAGCTACTTCCGACAAACCAGACACCACAGACCAACCGAAATCCGAACGGAAAACGACCCACAGAATCCGAACTCGAAAGCCTAGGAGAAGAACTTCAGCAGGTCGTCGCGCTTGGCCTCGTGGAGGTGGTCCTTGACCGCCTCGTTCAGCGCCTCGACGTTCCCGCGTTTCGCGCTAATCGGCGCGATGGTCTCCTGCCACTGCTTCCACGGGGGATGCAAGCCCAACCGGTCGCACAACTCGTCCAGTCGCTCGTCCTCGTCGTCTACCTTGTCCATCTTGTTGACCGCGACGACGGTCGGGATGCCAACGTCCCGGAGGAAGTAGAACATCTCCACGTCGTAGGGCACCTCGTCCTCGCCGGAGTGGCGGTCGATGATGTCCACCGCGCTCTTGCCGTCCACCACGAGGACGCCCACGAGGATGTCGTCGGCGTTGTCCTCGATGTACCGGACGATGTTGGTCTTTATCTGCTCGCGTTGCTCCTCGGGAACGCCGGACATGAACCCGAAGCCCGGCAGGTCGGTCAGCACGAAGTCCTCGCTGGCCCAGTCGTAGTGGTTCGGCGAGCGCGTGACGCCGGGCTTGCTTCCCGTGTCGAACGTGTGACCGGTTATCTCGCGCATCAGCGTGGACTTGCCGACGTTCGACCGGCCGACGAAGATGACCTCGGCTCCTCGGTCCGGGCGACTCTCGAACATACCGACCCTTGCGTGTGGCGGGATTTAACCGTGTGGTTCCGTGGAGTCGGAATTCGAGTGTTTCCGCCGACGAAGTAGCCGACTCGAATCTCGCGTAACGATTCGCGTAGACGGAGAGAGAGGGCGATAGCCTCAGGCTTGAGTAAATCAGACCGCCACAGCACCACGACCGCACAGCGCCGCGACTGCGCCCCCATACCTCCTCGCGTGCATCCCGTGTCTGTGAGGATGCACGATTATTGTGGTCGGTGAAGATGCACGATTATCGTGGTCGTCGAAGATGCGCGATTCCCGTCCCCTCGCCGTCTCACGATTCCGGGGCTCCACGAGCGCCATCGAACCACCGTCGTCCGCGTGCCACGGCTTATTTACCCCTTCCGTGCAATCTCCGAACGTATGCGGCTCGTGCAGGTTTCGATTCCGGCGGGCAAGCGAGAGTTGGTCGCCGACGTTCTCGAAGAGGAGGGCGTCGATTACATGCTGACCGACGAGACCAGCGGCCGGGAGTACACCGCCATCGCGTACTTCCCGTTGCCGACCAGCGCGGTCCAGCCGATTCTCGACAAGTTGCAGGACGCTGGACTGGGCGAGGACCCCCACGCGGTCATCATCGACGCCGAGACCGACACCTCCCGCCAGTATCAGGAACTCGAAGCGCGGTTCGCCGAGGAGAACGACGACCCCTCGACCATCGCCCGCGAGGAGATTCGGACCGAGGCCCGCGAGATGACTCCGGAGTTCCCGACGTTCGTGGCGATGACCGTCATCAGCGCGGTCGTCGCCACCGCCGGAATGCTGTTGGACTCCCCGGCGGTCGTCGTCGGGTCGATGGTCATCGCACCGCTCATCGGCCCGGCGATGGGCGCGAGCGTCGGCACCGTCCTCGGCGACCGGCAACTGTTCCGGCGCGGGGTAAAGTACCAGTTCATCGGCGGTTTCGCCGCTATCGCGGCGGCGACGGTGTTCGCGGTCCTCGTGCGCTACGGACTGCTCGTCCCGCCGGGGACCGACATCCTCGGCATCTCGCAGGTCAGCGGCAGGCTGACGCCCGACTTCCTCTCGCTTGCGGTCGCCATCGGCGCGGGCGCGGCGGGCGTCCTGAGCCTCGCGTCGGGCGTCTCGGTCGCCATCGTCGGCGTCATGATCGCCGCGGCGTTGGTCCCGC is a genomic window of Halorussus salinus containing:
- a CDS encoding universal stress protein — encoded protein: MIDTVVIATDGSESVTRAVRVALDLAERFDAAVHALYVVDEGEVDSSPEELRDELRDALESQGADALDAVRDHADRDVTTAVREGRPAAEITEYAREEDADMVATGTRGRHGENRFLIGSVAERVVRSCPVPVLTVRQLESDE
- a CDS encoding carbohydrate kinase family protein; its protein translation is MSDFDSEGAAGDDRPDLDSEGAAESLSLDAVAVGSAVEDRIYGLTNLPEPDGGAFVRDEETAAGGVAANVAAGLARLGREAGVVSRLGDDEAADRVLSDLRERGIDARRVRRGDADERTTYSLILRDPDGERMIVNGGEAVPNLRLDSADREYVREADLAFTSAYAPDPVVSDLVSAKRETADFPPLVFDLAGPLSELENRATRPETLDALLPVCDCFLANEVSARSYLGEEPRGAIESLRDRGVRRAAVTRGTDGALLLTEEDAILELPAFAVETADTTGAGDAFTAGLVHAWLLGNRPPREAGRFAAATAALNCTAETARGGLPTAEEVERFLDAR
- a CDS encoding BtpA/SgcQ family protein, translated to MTLPIDAEKPLVGMVHLPPLPGAPKFSGDFQQVRETALRDARRLEAGGVDALMLENFGDAPFYPDDVPKHVVASMTRVAADVRDEVDLPIGINVLRNDATAALSVAAAVEAALVRVNVHVGSRVTDQGIVEGQAHETVRLRDRLDSEVALLADLDVKHSAPLAERPIDAEAVAEPVQRGLAAGVVVSGAGTGHEVGGDHLRAVAAARDEAGLDAPVFVGSGVTAENAGDILSVADGAIVGTALKEGGETTNPVSVERVEEVVAAVESVR
- a CDS encoding DHH family phosphoesterase, with translation MKDWVIDDDNLSLERKSILPGEGFFVPDSFEEAKEEAEAEAALTGAEVAVVADPDADGLACTALVREVYGDAALIDAGPHDLEDALERVADYSEPGAQIFVCDLCPDSYDEVGRSLEALVEQAGEVRWFDHHQWTDTVAEAVRDAGIELVVGDSDEECTADVALRSLDYDFPDYLAELAAVTRDHDLWIRDDERSDDLADYSYWADPEEYIETVAEHGADLPEDVREFLAEMRVEKDALIEKAVARADIEEIGPWTVGVTYGRCSQNEVAEELRQQGTDAAVIVKPSGSASIRGTDEFERCHEVARQVNGGGHPKAAGCKPRIYDDMLDYAHHWTTRGATAKQVIVEAFWHVSRDVEAETAAADEELDEGEIEEAESDESN
- a CDS encoding DUF5807 family protein, producing the protein MSKREEFLSGERPEDVALYLSESFVDGEGDGLAKHGESVENGVILVVEGDQGRSVFKTATGMDAMGFAKQAMGTDGGIARDLSGGDCPECDGEAEFVFAFAEEQNDEVGDLYAEGDVIHAYGYCECGTAYSEKWVTDGET
- a CDS encoding DUF1684 domain-containing protein is translated as MTEETPETDFDAEEWREQLSAHRAEKDDFFADHPQSPIPPKERDDFESLDYFDPDADYRVTATVEVHDQPEPVEMEVSDGPPQRYLRVATLRFELGEGDDAESYELAGYRQQEDDDGLFVLFRDKTTGQQTYRDGRYMEFETEELADGAEMVLDFNLAYSPFCAYSETFACPLPPEENWLDAEVRAGEQFDR
- a CDS encoding class I SAM-dependent methyltransferase, which translates into the protein MSVREEFDDWAADGRDKGMEDRHWNTAKNVLARMPVEEGDTVLDLGTGSGYAVRALRDTKGAGRAYGLDGSPEMARNATGYTDDPQVGFLVGDFDDLPFADDSVDHVFTMEAFYYANDPHQALREIARVLRPGGTFFCAVNYYEENVHSHAWQDNIEVEMTRWSAREYREAFRDAGLHVAEQDNVPDRETEIPDDSEFPTENWDTREAMVERYREFGTLLTVGVAP
- a CDS encoding DUF2391 domain-containing protein → MVGRKKRYALADSAQQIVGGFLLAGPFVVTAEVWELAANMSNLQGALAVVIVFLIGYGALYKADDDRDPDRESEVAGVPARFISLMLVSFGSVAILAFVFAAPETFLGGLSPAGEVSMNRLVVTLKAISVGAIFSVVGAATADSVF
- a CDS encoding DUF7090 family protein, with the protein product MDYQLAIENTPETIPGGTGVLLLHPSTGETDRIDTDFLKTDTDHFLVISTRTTAREVKQKLDHYDVDESKAEILDTLSIERGYSRRSTENVHYVSSPDDLDGVLDITREFLESTDGKRRISLDSITEMAYYADESRVRDVIRQILGLLREHDAVGLFHLSKGVHDEEHVEKFMGLFDAIIDLDRDGNVNSDFENV
- the engB gene encoding GTP-binding protein EngB, with amino-acid sequence MFESRPDRGAEVIFVGRSNVGKSTLMREITGHTFDTGSKPGVTRSPNHYDWASEDFVLTDLPGFGFMSGVPEEQREQIKTNIVRYIEDNADDILVGVLVVDGKSAVDIIDRHSGEDEVPYDVEMFYFLRDVGIPTVVAVNKMDKVDDEDERLDELCDRLGLHPPWKQWQETIAPISAKRGNVEALNEAVKDHLHEAKRDDLLKFFS
- a CDS encoding TIGR00341 family protein: MRLVQVSIPAGKRELVADVLEEEGVDYMLTDETSGREYTAIAYFPLPTSAVQPILDKLQDAGLGEDPHAVIIDAETDTSRQYQELEARFAEENDDPSTIAREEIRTEAREMTPEFPTFVAMTVISAVVATAGMLLDSPAVVVGSMVIAPLIGPAMGASVGTVLGDRQLFRRGVKYQFIGGFAAIAAATVFAVLVRYGLLVPPGTDILGISQVSGRLTPDFLSLAVAIGAGAAGVLSLASGVSVAIVGVMIAAALVPPAAAVGIAVAWQQPLAAVSSLVLVLVNILSINLAGLVVLWYLGYRPKNWFDRNETRTALFKRIGVLVVAIGLLSLFLGGVTYTSIQNATFQNQAQDEVQGVLGEEGTPYEQARLFGMEFRQGGRLPFDQSGQVVVTVGRPPGEQYPDLADVLSRRINRNTGHDVDVQVRYVEYDERES